DNA from Vitis vinifera cultivar Pinot Noir 40024 chromosome 19, ASM3070453v1:
TGGATGGGCAAGTGGTGGAAGTGAATACTGGGGGTTTAATTGAATGCAGATTCATAATCTCAGTACTGATTCCATCCTTTGCAAGAATATCAGCAGCCTTGAGTGCTAGGCCTCCCTACCCATTGTCTTTATAGTCCACCCATGTTGTTTCTCAAATCTGTACCTCTCTGAATTAGTCGCTTTTTGTGCATCGGCTACCCCACTCAGCAAAGGCCGCTTAAAAGTTGTTCTCATCATGTACTCAGCAAAAATTTCTTGGTCAATGGCAGATGGGTTTTTGTAATAATGAGAGGTGGAGATGAGAATGGCGAGGGCGTGAACATGGTTAACACTAACGCTGAATTGATCTTGCaacactctctctctcactgATCACACATGCTCATAGGCACTTCCTCCTTTCTTTCCTTGTTAGCAGAATCCATCTCATTGTAGACGAAGTTACTGGAAACGGCCATCAACATGATCCAGAACACCAGAAATTTTCTTTCTCAGCTAGTTCTCTTCTCCTTGCTCTCCCCTCCTTCTcagtttttccatttttcatcaCTCTCTGAAAAGCTCCCTCTAAATCTTCGCCTCTCAAGCAACCTCCTTCCCTTTCTATCTCTTCTTCCTCGCTCAAAAGACCCTCATTCTCCAGCTGATCTCTTCCCTCTCTCTATCTCCTGCTTCAAAATCTGAATAATCATGGATTTCTCAATCAACCCGTGTTTTCAAGGAGTTGAGCACACCATACATGTTCTAAACCTGACCATACTGCCTCAAAAGGGTAATCTCCTACTCCGCCTCGTTCTTCATCTTGGCCCTGTACTGGTAAGGAATGGCAGCAACCCGAGCCCATAGTACAAACATAAACGCATAACTCAAGGCAAAAACAGGGACTGCAAGTCCATTCATGAGGGGAATCGAGTTGTCTGCAATTGATTGAAGCTGTTTAGCCGCTGACCAAGAGCAAGATACACTCCATGAAAGAGATCAAGAATGCCCAGGCGGGTGATGTCGTTGATACTTGCTGGATTGATGATGCCCAAATGACTGGTTACAGGTGTGAAAAAAAAAGACCCAGTTTCCTTCTCAGACGCGAGAAACATGCTCATGTCGATCAACAATTCTTCTTCAAGCTTCGGAACGCAGCATCTGTGCCTGTGTGCGTGAGCAGTAGGCTAAGGAATTCAGACATTATGTGTGTTGTATTATTGATGCCGAGGTGAGACACTACTTTTATTATTGATCATGTGGAATGAAGGTACGTGAATGGGTGAGGTCACTCCGGGGTTATTTTAGGTTGATTGATGGTCATTATCTGAAGAGCATGCTAGTGGGAGAAATGAGAATGACGATCTGGGAGGGAATATGATGGGTTATAAGCTGAGGAAGGGGCATGAGGAGGGACTAGCGGGTATGGAGATGAGGAACGAACAGGTGGTGGCGAGCATGTTAATGGGTATGATAGGTGTATTGGGTATGGGTGTGATCAGTAGAGTGACTTGTGGAGAGTATAGCATGGGGAATGAGTAAAAAAAGAATGGGTATGCCGATGGCTTTGATGGGTATGAATGTTTAGAAGACGGTAAGCTGGTCATGACGTCCTAGGCGAGAATGGTTTGGCCTGGTACTCAAATTTGATGGAATGGATTTTGGATGGAAAAGTTTGTGAAGGTATGTCTAGCCATGCACGGCCATGCATAGGCGCGCCCATTTCATCTCAATGTCCAGAACTGTTCCTGAGATTTCCTGGTATCTCTACCCAATGATGGCGTCACCTACCACATCTGGACAACTCTCCACTATTATTCACTTGAACCAAAACCTTCAAATGCTTTCTTCTCATTATTTACACCTTCAACCATGGCCAGATTGAGGACTGTAGCCAGGAGCTGTTTCATCTTATTGCTCCGCAAATGCTCAATAAAATACCATTCAATGTCTTTTGGAAGCTGTGGTGCTCTTTCATTCATCTCCTGAACGTAGCTTTCGCCAAAACAACGGTGACCAACGTCGTGGACTTGCCAGATGTGAGAGACTGGTTTAGTTCTTGAGACAGCCATAACGCGGACTTGATCGGACCGACGATCTGACCTCTCTGCTGTTTGACGAACACGGAATATGACGGACCGGAGCGGCCTTGCCAGAGTCATTTTACAAGCTGGAACTATATGGTCAATAGACAAATTCTTGAAACTTGGGGAAAAAGAAACAGCTCTGAAATCCAAGTCTCAGACCGATTCCCCAACACTGTTTTCCATAATGATCCTTGCATGCTCTAACAAGATCATGCATAAAGCTGCATGCCCAGTAGGCCGTATCATGATTGCTGAATCCTTTTTGAAGCAGACACATAGCCCGGTGGATGACTGCGTCTGATAGGTCAGATGCTGCTACAGTTCATATACCAATGACCATCATCCTCTTCATCTGAGCTCTCTCAGAAACACTCCGATCAAGACAACCAGACCAAACATGATACCCAACTTTCGAAAAATTTACCAGAAACAGAGGGGAGGgtgaagaaaaacagagcatttatataagagagaaaaaaacatgTTGTAAATATAGCTTCATTTCATGATGATCAATGAGCAGGAAGTGGGTGGGAAAATCTCAAGCAGATCCAAAGCAGAAGTGAAAACAATAACTCTAAACACCTCACAGTTAATAAGATAACAAGAAGTTCACCAATTTTTCGAGTCAAATCAAAGAAACAGAGGAAGAATCAGCAACACAGGTGGAAAACCGACAAATAAATCATCGAAGACATCCAGTGAAATGATACCCAGAATCAAAAAAATGTATGGTTCACCGTGAGCTTACCTGAAAATGCACTAGATGTCTTCCCGGCCCCCagcttcctctctctctccccccgtTTTTTTTCTCTGTAACCTCTGCTTCCTTCTCTCCTAAGCTCCCCCAAAAACGGCAGCAAAAGCACCACCCTCTCTCTCTGTAACCAAAACCAGAATATCCCCCCCGCCTGCTGGCAGCTTGCTCTCCAAGAAAATATCTCTCCCCAAAAACCACCCAGCAAGCTTGCCAAAAACACCTCCTCTCTAACGGCCAAAAGATTCCATAACAGTGTCCATTCTTCATTGCTTCCTCAACCCACTATTGAGATTCACTGACAGCCAGTCCAAAGACAACACGTGGCTCCTTGAGAGCCCTCCACCTGGTAAGAACAAGCTGTAGAAAACCtaccccaaaatgggggtctacacatacATGtacaaaaatattcttaatttttgagTATTCTTCAACGAAGAATTCTATGTATTTTCAATAAAGTTGAGATCGtacaacatatttttaatttgactCGACTTAGAGGCACATGCATATATTCTCTAGCTAtacaaaaatattcttaatttttgtgTATTCTTCAATAAAGAACTCTATGTATTTTCAATGAAGTTGAGATCGTATAACATATTCTTAATTTGACTCGACTTAGAGGCACTAACATCTTCCTCCCAAATTCATTGTATGTGTAAATGGCATCTTCTTCCCAAACTCAGTGTATGTGTAAATGAAAGAGAGTTGATTCAAAGATCCAAACAATCttctacttttaaaattttatgaacccaatttatgattttccatttaaagaAATTGACAATAAACTAAATTCAACCAAAAATTACATACATATctataatatataatatctaTTAGTTATATTACCAACTTAAGTTTATTATAGAGTAGCATACCACATCTATATAGTTTATAATTGAGCTACTTAGTAATGCTATGAGAAGGTT
Protein-coding regions in this window:
- the LOC132253335 gene encoding uncharacterized protein LOC132253335; translated protein: MTLARPLRSVIFRVRQTAERSDRRSDQVRVMAVSRTKPVSHIWQVHDVGHRCFGESYVQEMNERAPQLPKDIEWYFIEHLRSNKMKQLLATVLNLAMVEGVNNEKKAFEAAKQLQSIADNSIPLMNGLAVPVFALSYAFMFVLWARVAAIPYQYRAKMKNEAE